The Daucus carota subsp. sativus chromosome 7, DH1 v3.0, whole genome shotgun sequence genome window below encodes:
- the LOC108193399 gene encoding cytochrome c oxidase assembly protein COX11, mitochondrial, which translates to MSMSRFRITLLRSFNPSLYRDPFCSRSLLEPLRPSYHFVPPSYSRYERAFYRESHNFMSKCDSRSALLSSYSIMSETKKQSSYSSSGFRRLYSTHAATERKSQKMLIYLTGLVFAMVGCSYAAVPLYRRFCQATGYGGTVQRRESVEEKIARHAQDGTVTNREIVVQFNADVADGMPWKFVPTQREVRVKPGESALAFYTAENRSSKPITGMSTYNVTPMKAAVYFNKIQCFCFEEQRLLPGEQIDMPVFFYIDPEFETDSRMDGINNLILSYTFFKIAEE; encoded by the exons ATGTCGATGTCTAGGTTCCGTATAACGCTGTTACGTTCCTTTAACCCAAGTCTTTATCGTGATCCCTTTTGTTCCAG GTCTTTGCTGGAACCTCTTCGTCCAAGTTATCATTTTGTGCCACCTAGTTATAGTAGATATGAAAGAGCATTCTATCGTGAATCTCACAATTTCATGTCCAAGTGTGATTCAAGAAGTGCATTATTGAGTAGCTATAGTATCATGTCAGAAACAAAAAAACAGTCTTCTTATTCGTCCTCTGGATTTCGCCGCCTATATAGCACTCATGCCGCCACAGAAAGAAAATCACAGAAAATGCTTATATATTTGACTGGTTTAGTTTTTGCAATGGTGGGATGTAGTTATGCAGCAGTCCCTCTGTATAGGAGATTCTGCCAAGCTACTGGTTATGGTGGTACAGTTCAACGTCGTGAG AGTGTTGAAGAAAAGATTGCCCGACATGCTCAAGATGGAACAGTTACCAACAG GGAGATAGTGGTGCAGTTTAATGCTGATGTTGCCGATGGAATGCCTTGGAAGTTTGTTCCAACACAAAGAGAG GTAAGGGTTAAGCCAGGAGAAAGTGCACTTGCTTTTTACACTGCTGAAAATCGAAGTTCAAAACCCATTACTGGCATGTCTACGTACAATGTTACCCCCATGAAG GCTGCAGTTTATTTCAACAAAATACAGTGCTTCTGCTTTGAAGAACAAAGACTTCTGCCAGGCGAACAAATTGACATGCCT GTCTTCTTTTACATAGACCCAGAATTTGAAACCGACTCGAGAATGGACGGGATCAACAATTTGATTCTGTCGTATACCTTTTTTAAGATTGCTGAAGAATAA
- the LOC108194885 gene encoding cytochrome P450 704C1-like: MLLNYGDIIKRNFCVLQNIMELLSLILTFTPTLLLLLLIACSIHVVRIFSGKSITSKDYYPVAGTLYGLAFHWNRLHDYLGEVVRRHGTFRLLAAEHSEIYTTDVRIIEHVLKTNFENYPKGQYNHDIETELFGQGIFSVNGAKWRQQRKLASHEFSTRVLRDFSCKIFRKKAANLVRTVSEFATTSKNFDAHDLLMKFTLDSIFKVGFGVDLGCLEGSTKATSFIKAFDDSNALTFHRHIDPIWKLKRFLNIGSEASLKKNIKIIQDFVQNLITKKREQTENRVNFSDKEDILSRFLVESKKDPEMNDQYLRDIILNFMIAGKDTTGNTLSWFLYVLCQNPLIQEKLVQEIRTVISDQGDRASVDDFLANITDEILEKMHYLHAALTETLRLYPAVPLDGRCADKDDTLPDGYKLTKGDSVYYLAYAMGRSHDIWGEDAEEFRPERWLVDGTFKPESPFKFISFHAGPRICLGKDFAYRQMKIVSVALLHHLRFELAHADDERKKSLTYRTMMTLQIEGGLHLRAHTRAI; this comes from the exons ATGTTGCTAAACTATGGTGATATTATTAAGAGAAATTTTTGTGTTCTGCAGAACATCATGGAACTTCTCTCGCTCATATTAACCTTCACACCAACTCTTCTACTGCTACTTCTCATAGCCTGCTCAATCCATGTAGTTCGAATATTTTCTGGAAAGTCGATCACAAGTAAAGATTACTACCCGGTGGCTGGAACTCTTTACGGTTTGGCATTCCACTGGAACAGGCTGCATGACTACCTAGGTGAAGTTGTTAGACGACATGGTACTTTCCGCCTTCTTGCTGCAGAGCACTCTGAAATTTACACCACGGATGTTCGGATCATTGAGCACGTACTAAAAACCAATTTTGAAAATTACCCTAAAGGTCAGTATAATCATGATATAGAAACAGAATTGTTTGGCCAGGGGATCTTTTCTGTCAATGGTGCCAAGTGGCGACAACAGAGAAAACTTGCGAGTCATGAGTTTTCAACAAGGGTGTTGAGAGACTTCAGCTGTaaaatattcagaaaaaaagCAGCCAATTTGGTTAGAACGGTTTCTGAATTTGCTACTACAAGCAAAAACTTTGATGCACAT GATTTGTTGATGAAATTTACTCTAGATTCCATATTCAAAGTTGGGTTTGGAGTGGATTTAGGATGTTTGGAGGGATCAACAAAAGCTACGTCATTTATCAAGGCGTTTGATGACTCAAATGCACTAACATTTCACCGCCACATAGATCCAATTTGGAAGCTGAAGAGGTTTCTTAACATTGGTTCAGAAGCTTCGCTTAAGAAGAACATCAAGATCATCCAAGATTTTGTGCAAAACCTCATTACCAAAAAGAGAGAGCAGACAGAAAATAGAGTTAATTTT AGCGACAAGGAGGACATACTTTCGAGGTTTTTGGTAGAGAGCAAGAAGGATCCAGAAATGAATGATCAATACCTCAGAGATATCATTCTCAACTTTATGATTGCTGGCAAGGATACTACTGGAAACACGCTTTCATGGTTTCTCTATGTGCTTTGTCAGAATCCTCTAATACAAGAGAAACTCGTCCAAGAAATCAGAACAGTCATCAGTGATCAGGGGGATAGAGCCAGTGTAGATGATTTCCTGGCAAATATAACTGATGAAATACTCGAGAAAATGCATTACCTTCATGCAGCACTGACAGAGACACTGAGGCTATACCCTGCTGTCCCATTG GATGGGAGATGTGCAGACAAAGACGATACTCTTCCAGATGGTTACAAATTAACGAAGGGCGACAGTGTATACTATTTGGCATATGCAATGGGAAGAAGTCATGACATTTGGGGCGAAGATGCAGAGGAATTTCGGCCTGAGAGATGGCTTGTTGATGGCACTTTCAAACCTGAATCACCATTCaaatttatatcatttcat GCTGGTCCAAGAATTTGCCTAGGGAAAGACTTTGCTTACCGGCAGATGAAGATAGTATCCGTAGCACTCCTGCATCATCTTCGATTTGAGCTAGCTCATGCTGATGATGAGAGGAAAAAAAGTTTGACCTACAGGACTATGATGACTCTTCAAATCGAAGGAGGACTTCATCTTCGTGCGCATACAAGGGCAATTTAA
- the LOC108196715 gene encoding kiwellin-1, protein MNNYYLAASAAFLVLFILQAEGCSPSGKIRGRKAPPGQCNQENGSDCCVKGKMYTTYKCSPPVNDNTKATLTLNSFQKNGDGGGPSACDNQYHNDDTPVVALSTGWYKGGSRCLNKIRVSANGRSVVAKVVDECDSTMGCDKEHDYQPPCSNNIVDASKAVWEALGLDQNVGEVDITWTDA, encoded by the coding sequence ATGAATAACTATTACCTAGCAGCATCAGCCGCTTTTCTTGTATTGTTCATTCTGCAAGCTGAAGGATGTAGCCCAAGTGGAAAGATCAGGGGAAGAAAGGCGCCGCCAGGACAATGCAACCAAGAGAATGGCTCTGACTGCTGTGTCAAGGGTAAGATGTACACAACCTACAAATGCTCCCCTCCAGTCAATGACAACACCAAAGCGACCTTAACTCTGAATAGTTTTCAGAAGAATGGTGACGGTGGGGGTCCTTCTGCATGTGACAATCAGTATCACAACGACGACACTCCTGTTGTGGCATTGTCAACAGGTTGGTACAAAGGAGGATCGAGATGCCTAAACAAAATTAGGGTGAGTGCTAATGGAAGAAGCGTGGTTGCCAAAGTAGTCGACGAGTGTGACTCTACCATGGGATGTGACAAAGAACATGACTATCAACCCCCATGCTCAAACAATATTGTGGATGCTTCAAAGGCAGTTTGGGAAGCCCTGGGTTTGGATCAGAATGTAGGGGAGGTTGACATTACCTGGACTGATGCTTAG